A single window of Thalassoroseus pseudoceratinae DNA harbors:
- a CDS encoding FMN-binding protein codes for MQRLIVHMVRAGVFASVVILIHLQQTRFDASRKAEAARFGVAMERVRTIFPDASSLGETTPDGTRDVQAHDGKRLGYVLQTAPESDDNIGFSGATNVMVGFGPDDEIAGIAILSSGDTDEHVGQIMQDESFREALIGREANDVPFTDIDAVSGATLTSVAMLESISERLGGHQPTSLRFPEPPTLEQVQHLFPDADKLEADANLSMLWHVVEAGQNVGRVLRTSPAADGVIGYQGPTLSLIGFDLEDQVIGLVIGQSFDNEPYVGYVREDYFFPESFNGQTLKDLAEMSLEAEGIEGVSGATMTSQAIAQSLQTAANTYLESVEKLQTQSSEPQTWSPSIRDYGTGIVVVLGLVIGMTSLRGRTWIRIPFLLVLVGYLGLTNGDMLSQALLVGWAKNGVPIRAVAGLFFLTVAAFVVPLFSKSNVYCTHLCPHGAAQQLLRNRLPWQWHLPKWLRRGLKIIPGLLLIWVVIVAMSQLEFSLVDIEPFDAYLWKIAGVATLVIAGVGLVASLFVPMAYCRYGCPTGALLGFLRFHRRSDQWTARDLVAGLCLLVALGLYLWR; via the coding sequence GTGCAGCGTCTCATCGTGCATATGGTCCGGGCGGGGGTTTTTGCCTCAGTTGTGATTTTGATCCACTTGCAACAAACGCGATTCGATGCGTCTCGGAAAGCCGAAGCGGCCCGGTTTGGCGTGGCGATGGAACGCGTGCGGACCATCTTTCCCGATGCAAGTTCGCTCGGGGAAACCACACCGGATGGGACGCGGGATGTGCAGGCCCATGATGGCAAGCGACTTGGGTACGTGCTGCAAACCGCTCCGGAATCAGACGACAACATCGGGTTCTCCGGCGCGACAAATGTCATGGTCGGGTTTGGCCCAGACGATGAAATTGCCGGAATTGCGATTTTGTCGAGTGGCGACACTGACGAACACGTTGGACAAATCATGCAGGATGAGTCGTTTCGCGAAGCATTGATCGGGCGAGAAGCGAACGATGTCCCGTTTACCGACATTGATGCGGTCTCAGGGGCCACGCTCACGAGTGTTGCCATGTTGGAATCCATCTCCGAACGACTCGGCGGTCATCAGCCAACATCGTTGCGGTTCCCCGAGCCGCCGACGCTTGAGCAAGTTCAACATCTCTTTCCCGATGCGGACAAATTGGAAGCCGACGCGAATTTGTCGATGCTATGGCATGTCGTTGAAGCCGGTCAGAATGTCGGTCGGGTTTTGCGAACGTCGCCGGCTGCGGATGGTGTGATTGGATACCAGGGACCGACGTTGTCATTGATCGGATTTGACTTGGAAGATCAGGTCATCGGACTCGTGATTGGACAAAGTTTCGACAACGAACCGTATGTTGGCTACGTGCGTGAAGACTATTTCTTTCCGGAGTCCTTCAACGGACAAACGCTCAAGGATTTGGCTGAGATGTCTCTCGAAGCCGAAGGGATCGAGGGAGTCTCGGGGGCCACGATGACGAGCCAGGCGATTGCACAGAGCTTGCAAACGGCGGCAAACACGTATTTGGAGTCTGTCGAAAAGCTTCAAACTCAGTCGAGTGAACCGCAAACGTGGAGCCCGTCGATTCGCGACTATGGAACAGGGATTGTCGTCGTTTTGGGGCTGGTCATCGGAATGACGTCGTTGCGGGGGCGAACATGGATTCGAATTCCATTCTTGCTGGTTTTGGTGGGGTATCTCGGTTTGACCAATGGCGACATGCTTTCGCAAGCGTTGCTAGTTGGCTGGGCAAAAAACGGCGTGCCGATCCGTGCGGTTGCGGGGCTGTTTTTTCTGACCGTTGCGGCATTTGTCGTTCCGCTGTTTTCGAAATCGAATGTGTATTGCACGCATCTTTGTCCGCATGGTGCCGCCCAGCAGTTACTTCGCAACCGTCTGCCCTGGCAATGGCATCTGCCGAAATGGTTGAGACGCGGGTTGAAAATCATCCCTGGCTTACTGCTGATCTGGGTGGTGATCGTGGCGATGTCGCAGTTGGAGTTCAGCCTCGTCGATATCGAACCCTTTGATGCATACCTCTGGAAAATTGCGGGCGTGGCAACTCTGGTGATCGCCGGGGTGGGGCTCGTGGCGTCGTTGTTCGTTCCGATGGCGTACTGTCGATACGGTTGCCCGACGGGGGCCCTGTTGGGCTTCCTTCGGTTTCACCGTCGTAGCGATCAGTGGACCGCCCGCGATCTGGTCGCTGGCTTGTGTCTGCTGGTGGCGTTGGGACTTTACCTCTGGAGATGA
- a CDS encoding sialate O-acetylesterase, which yields MLRRTLVFFMSLFVAISTQTIWADEVSGDVVKVFILAGQSNMEGKAQLPLLQHQITAPETKGIFAHLHRDGEFIVRDDVWIKFLGRKGRLTVGYGSPKRCGVELEFGFTVGDHYDEPVLIIKTAWGGKSLFRDFRPPSSGMPDASVLADDLERARKRRPSTSEQEVRESYGKYYRLMISDVQDTLENLGTHFPELKNKKPELAGFVWFQGFNDMINEQYSAAYPKHMANFIRDVRQELQAPQLPFVIGQLGVGGDRDNDSDSRREQFKANQIAPAKLPEFRDNVLVVKTDQYWDWEAQAVFDKGWRNHIDEWNRVGSDYPYHYLGSHKCYGRIGRAFAETLINDASSEK from the coding sequence ATGTTGCGTCGAACTCTTGTGTTCTTCATGTCACTGTTCGTTGCTATCTCAACGCAGACGATCTGGGCCGACGAGGTTTCAGGGGATGTTGTGAAGGTGTTCATTCTCGCTGGGCAATCAAATATGGAGGGGAAGGCCCAGTTACCCCTCCTGCAACACCAAATTACTGCACCGGAAACGAAGGGTATTTTTGCCCATTTGCACCGTGATGGCGAGTTCATAGTGCGTGACGACGTCTGGATCAAGTTTCTTGGAAGGAAGGGGCGTTTGACGGTCGGTTATGGTAGCCCCAAACGATGCGGTGTCGAACTAGAGTTTGGATTCACAGTCGGCGATCACTACGACGAGCCGGTCTTGATAATCAAAACTGCATGGGGCGGCAAAAGCCTGTTTCGAGATTTTCGTCCGCCGTCATCCGGGATGCCCGATGCAAGTGTTCTCGCTGACGACCTGGAACGTGCACGCAAACGTCGTCCTAGTACTTCGGAACAAGAGGTTCGTGAGTCGTATGGAAAGTACTATCGACTCATGATCAGCGACGTGCAAGATACTCTCGAAAACTTGGGGACTCACTTCCCGGAACTCAAAAACAAGAAGCCGGAACTTGCTGGGTTTGTGTGGTTTCAGGGCTTCAATGATATGATCAATGAACAGTACTCAGCAGCCTATCCGAAGCATATGGCAAACTTCATTCGAGACGTGCGACAAGAATTGCAGGCTCCCCAACTGCCTTTTGTGATTGGTCAGCTAGGCGTCGGTGGTGATCGCGATAATGATTCCGACTCTCGGCGAGAGCAATTCAAAGCGAATCAAATCGCACCGGCGAAGTTGCCGGAGTTTCGTGACAATGTGCTCGTGGTCAAGACGGACCAGTACTGGGACTGGGAAGCCCAAGCCGTGTTTGATAAGGGGTGGCGGAACCACATTGACGAATGGAACCGTGTCGGGTCCGACTACCCCTATCATTATTTGGGAAGCCACAAGTGTTATGGCCGAATCGGTCGAGCATTTGCCGAGACGCTTATTAACGATGCGTCTTCAGAAAAATAG
- a CDS encoding GDSL-type esterase/lipase family protein yields MITYRKTFTTWFTGLLTGLLVSLTTHPGLAEERDLLIVAGQSNAVGYDAKPSELPSDDNDSRILFWWRTGDPPPDVHDSSSGQKWTHLQPQSLGNPKRPKEGRQYGNFAQKEGGFGPEIGLARTLQTRTKRPLAIVKVAFSGTGLRQDWNPNDPGDGGSCYRALIEEVRTAIEAGREQGITLKPKALAWVQGESDANSRDAANYANALREMLAALRRDLETPDLLALVAVNTRFGNGENQFMPIVVEQQKRVAATDPLCEYMDTSSATIANAAHFDSSGTLEVGRMFADSLLRLESKLTKNHRHLTIVTLGDSITKGVRSGVTSDQTFAALLESQLPEGVSGQVVNVGIGGERTDQAIKRLDRVLANQPDIVTIMYGTNDSYVDQGKSESRISVEAYRKNLTTIVSEMLRRGVQPILMTEPRWADDARSNGLGENPNIKLEPFMTACREVANEWRVPLVDHFAKWTAAETDGTNLRDWTTDGCHPNPTGHRKIAATIKPVLDRVIGPALKTRAKLMAGDPIRVVCFGDSVTGVYYHTGSRRAYTDMLGIALQRVQPSAKIEMINAGISGHTTVNALARIERDVLARKPDLVTVMFGLNDMTRVPIDQYHENLTQIVTQCREIGSEVVLATPNNVVSTDRRPTQKLIEYCDVIREVARELNVPICDCYRELDAVRTHSEFPWRLLMSDEIHPNMDGHQRIATALAQTITGLRISLDDVPPPKPALSHLRAKLKEGQPIRVLAMEPFDQIVESELRAVYPKGEITVQPWSVADQSLSEIRSDAEKRVRATKPDLVVIAVPRSATAASDLEFANSYAWIMNWSLNFGPPTWDCLVIHPSIGEPLPEPTSHDELIRTLVNAQDLHLLDRPTNSQENAETIIKDWFRQMAIE; encoded by the coding sequence ATGATCACATACAGAAAAACGTTTACGACATGGTTCACTGGACTATTGACCGGACTACTGGTCTCACTAACAACTCATCCGGGACTTGCTGAAGAGCGAGACTTGCTGATCGTGGCTGGTCAATCGAACGCGGTTGGATACGATGCCAAACCGAGTGAACTGCCGAGTGATGACAATGACTCTCGGATTCTGTTCTGGTGGCGAACAGGCGATCCGCCGCCCGATGTCCATGATTCAAGTAGCGGACAGAAATGGACTCACCTGCAACCTCAGTCACTCGGAAATCCGAAGCGTCCCAAAGAGGGGCGACAATACGGCAACTTCGCCCAGAAGGAGGGAGGATTTGGCCCGGAAATTGGTCTCGCACGCACACTGCAAACGCGGACGAAACGACCGCTCGCGATCGTCAAAGTGGCTTTTAGCGGCACGGGGTTGCGACAGGATTGGAATCCCAACGATCCCGGTGACGGCGGCAGTTGTTACCGCGCGTTGATTGAAGAAGTCCGCACTGCCATTGAAGCCGGTCGGGAGCAAGGTATCACACTGAAACCGAAGGCATTGGCTTGGGTTCAGGGCGAGAGCGATGCCAACTCCCGGGATGCGGCGAATTACGCCAATGCTCTCCGTGAAATGTTAGCCGCACTGCGTCGCGATCTTGAAACCCCAGACTTGCTAGCGTTAGTCGCGGTCAACACACGTTTCGGGAATGGTGAAAACCAATTTATGCCGATCGTTGTCGAGCAACAAAAGCGTGTTGCCGCGACTGATCCGCTCTGCGAATACATGGACACCTCATCTGCGACGATCGCCAACGCCGCTCATTTCGACTCGAGTGGGACGCTTGAAGTTGGCCGAATGTTCGCTGACTCGCTTCTTCGACTTGAATCAAAACTCACTAAGAATCACCGTCATCTCACAATCGTCACCTTGGGTGACTCCATCACCAAGGGAGTTCGGTCTGGAGTGACATCCGATCAAACGTTTGCCGCGTTGTTAGAGTCTCAACTGCCGGAAGGCGTTTCCGGTCAAGTTGTAAATGTCGGAATTGGCGGAGAGCGGACCGACCAAGCGATTAAACGTTTGGATCGCGTGCTCGCGAATCAACCGGACATTGTCACGATCATGTATGGCACAAACGATAGCTACGTGGACCAAGGGAAATCCGAAAGCCGAATTTCCGTCGAAGCCTATCGGAAAAACTTGACAACGATTGTCTCGGAAATGCTGCGTCGAGGTGTTCAACCGATTCTGATGACCGAACCGCGTTGGGCGGACGATGCACGTTCCAATGGTCTCGGAGAGAACCCCAACATCAAGCTTGAACCGTTCATGACCGCATGCCGAGAGGTGGCAAACGAATGGCGAGTTCCTTTGGTCGACCACTTCGCAAAATGGACCGCTGCCGAAACCGACGGTACAAACTTACGAGACTGGACGACGGATGGCTGCCACCCCAACCCCACTGGGCACAGGAAAATTGCCGCGACGATCAAACCTGTCCTTGATCGAGTCATTGGTCCCGCGTTGAAAACCCGTGCGAAGTTGATGGCGGGTGATCCGATTCGAGTCGTGTGTTTCGGTGATAGTGTCACAGGCGTGTATTATCACACCGGAAGTCGACGGGCCTATACCGACATGCTAGGAATCGCCCTGCAGCGAGTCCAACCAAGTGCGAAAATCGAGATGATCAACGCCGGGATCAGTGGCCATACCACTGTGAATGCCTTGGCTCGAATCGAGCGTGATGTCTTGGCCCGAAAGCCAGACCTTGTGACCGTCATGTTTGGACTGAATGATATGACGCGAGTCCCGATCGATCAGTATCACGAAAATCTGACACAGATCGTGACGCAATGCCGAGAGATCGGTAGTGAAGTGGTTTTGGCAACTCCCAACAACGTCGTCTCCACAGATCGGCGACCGACGCAAAAACTGATTGAGTACTGCGATGTGATTCGCGAAGTTGCACGTGAACTGAATGTGCCTATTTGTGACTGCTATCGAGAACTGGATGCGGTTCGTACCCATAGCGAGTTTCCATGGCGACTCCTGATGAGCGACGAAATCCACCCTAACATGGACGGTCATCAACGCATCGCAACAGCGTTGGCACAAACAATCACGGGGCTAAGAATTTCGTTAGACGACGTCCCCCCGCCGAAACCAGCACTCTCACACTTGCGTGCGAAACTCAAAGAAGGACAACCAATTCGAGTGCTCGCAATGGAACCGTTTGATCAAATAGTTGAGTCAGAATTGCGGGCTGTCTATCCAAAAGGCGAAATCACGGTACAACCGTGGTCAGTTGCCGATCAATCCTTATCGGAAATTCGAAGCGATGCAGAAAAGCGTGTCCGGGCAACGAAACCGGACCTCGTTGTGATCGCAGTTCCTCGATCAGCAACCGCGGCCTCTGATTTGGAATTTGCAAACTCGTATGCCTGGATCATGAATTGGTCACTGAATTTTGGCCCCCCAACCTGGGATTGTCTGGTGATACACCCATCCATCGGGGAACCACTTCCAGAACCGACTTCACACGATGAACTTATTCGAACGCTAGTGAACGCACAAGATCTCCACCTGCTCGACCGTCCAACTAATAGTCAAGAAAATGCCGAAACGATCATCAAGGATTGGTTCCGGCAAATGGCAATAGAATAG
- a CDS encoding DUF1549 and DUF1553 domain-containing protein, producing the protein MKRSTLKITALIFALISPASLVATENESIATKEVVEPEIDEFDRDHWSFQPLKPVKLPTVQASEWVENPIDLFILRQLEENDLVPTPRASRTVLLRRLKYDLLGLPPTPDELAAFEADQKPGAYHRLVERFLSSPAYGERWAQHWLDLARFAETDGFEHDKVRTGAWKYRQWVINALNDDLSYDRFVELQLVGDQTGNKDDAIATMFCLAGPDMPDINEQDLRRHDKLNEIASTIGATLLGLQMHCAQCHDHKYDPISQADFYRLRGIFESAVPVMKRDRPVLQLTKQKQSVSPYLYRRGELSNQGPQVEPKPPRIACLGRVHETFDTDHPRKAFARWLFHEDNPLTARVMVNRVWQYHFGKSLCENPSDFGVVAVGPSHPQLLDWLALEFRESGWSLKHLHRLILTSAIYQQASYLGSDRLADRPAYESALSVDPSNNLYSRFPRKRLEGEVIRDALLAVSGQLNLEFGGPSVMPPLPPELLKTLLKGQWKTDSDSRSHHRRSIYVFARRNLRYPIFDVFDRPDAGASCARRNQSTTAIQSLQMLNSELTLQAAAGLCDRLLAVEFDRSLTGYQMLVDRLFLITLSRHPSPQERDRFCNVLSQDELQLRDSLLTACMAVLNSNEFVYID; encoded by the coding sequence ATGAAGCGTTCGACTCTAAAGATCACCGCCTTGATATTTGCTTTGATATCACCGGCATCGCTCGTCGCGACAGAGAACGAATCCATCGCCACGAAGGAAGTCGTGGAACCGGAAATCGACGAATTCGACCGTGATCATTGGTCGTTCCAACCGCTAAAGCCCGTTAAACTACCAACGGTGCAGGCAAGTGAGTGGGTCGAGAATCCGATTGATCTCTTCATCCTAAGGCAACTAGAAGAAAACGACCTCGTACCGACACCGCGAGCTAGCCGAACCGTATTGCTGCGTCGGCTCAAGTATGATCTCCTTGGGTTGCCACCCACTCCAGACGAACTAGCCGCGTTTGAGGCCGATCAGAAACCAGGGGCGTATCACCGACTCGTCGAACGATTCCTAAGTTCACCCGCCTACGGAGAGCGTTGGGCACAGCACTGGCTTGATTTAGCTCGCTTCGCCGAGACCGATGGCTTTGAGCACGACAAGGTCCGAACCGGTGCATGGAAATATCGGCAATGGGTCATCAATGCGCTCAATGACGACCTGTCATATGATCGGTTTGTTGAACTGCAACTCGTGGGAGATCAAACCGGCAACAAAGACGATGCCATCGCAACGATGTTTTGTCTTGCAGGTCCGGATATGCCGGATATCAATGAGCAAGACCTTCGTCGTCACGACAAACTCAATGAGATTGCATCGACTATCGGGGCGACATTGCTCGGATTACAGATGCACTGTGCCCAATGCCACGACCATAAGTACGACCCCATCAGCCAAGCCGACTTCTATCGGTTGCGAGGCATTTTCGAGTCAGCAGTTCCCGTGATGAAACGAGATCGCCCGGTGTTGCAGTTGACGAAACAAAAGCAATCGGTTTCACCCTATCTTTACCGTCGCGGTGAGTTGTCGAATCAAGGACCGCAAGTTGAACCCAAGCCACCGCGGATCGCTTGTTTGGGGCGTGTTCATGAAACTTTTGATACCGACCATCCCCGGAAAGCATTTGCCAGATGGCTTTTTCACGAAGACAACCCACTAACTGCCCGAGTGATGGTCAATCGCGTCTGGCAATATCATTTCGGCAAGAGTCTTTGCGAAAACCCAAGTGATTTCGGAGTGGTTGCGGTAGGTCCGTCACATCCTCAGTTGCTCGATTGGCTGGCGTTGGAGTTCCGTGAAAGTGGCTGGAGTTTGAAACATCTTCACAGACTCATCCTGACATCGGCAATATATCAGCAAGCGAGTTATCTTGGTTCCGATCGTTTGGCGGATCGACCTGCCTATGAGTCTGCACTTTCAGTCGATCCAAGCAACAATCTCTATAGTCGATTCCCACGGAAACGCTTAGAGGGCGAAGTGATTCGCGACGCACTCTTGGCCGTCAGTGGGCAATTGAACTTGGAATTTGGTGGCCCCAGCGTTATGCCACCGCTACCACCCGAGTTGCTGAAGACTCTGTTGAAAGGGCAATGGAAAACCGACTCTGATTCTCGGAGTCATCATCGACGCAGTATCTACGTGTTTGCACGGCGAAACCTTAGATACCCAATTTTCGATGTGTTCGATCGACCCGATGCCGGCGCTTCGTGTGCGCGTCGTAATCAATCAACGACGGCAATTCAGTCGCTGCAAATGCTCAATAGTGAATTAACGTTACAAGCCGCGGCCGGACTGTGTGATCGACTACTGGCGGTTGAGTTCGATCGTTCATTGACGGGATATCAAATGCTAGTCGATCGCTTGTTTCTGATCACTCTGTCACGGCATCCGAGTCCTCAGGAACGCGATCGGTTTTGCAACGTTCTTAGTCAAGACGAGTTGCAGCTTCGTGATAGCCTCCTGACGGCATGCATGGCAGTGTTGAATTCGAATGAGTTCGTCTACATCGACTAA
- a CDS encoding alkaline phosphatase D family protein: protein MLGRADAHSMSVWGRTSDPGEFLVRYGFDPDRLDQSSQPAQTTLAHDNTGVAKLTDLKSDSKYYYQAWVNGRPHGLPGTFRTLPSPKDTRNAEHNPEGLYNFRFQIGSCANQNPLHGGGHRLLTYEHLNRDWADKVHFHIMNGDWLYEELREYPPEAWRLTQGVKDYPLSVKIMPTVVGVWENYKLYLSRSGELSKWHRNVPSYFTFDDHELVNDIWGSSEAGKRHRRTVFRDIGTYAWFDYLGWANPMEHEHPIHFGQGTMKSESDLLVDPQTDFTKLPLKEMLNLHVHWGTPKAGVNDIKYDNDDGNKNSYVYDIVEVVDKHTLKLHMPAKVDDKVNYSIGRRSYGKFRVSNCEFYMLDTRGDRDMHDIRHRDKPGVSMIGKPQREWLLKSMRESDADFFFVVSTVPFMIPHSGAGGVAFNESNKEEAWTGFFEERELLINEWSKLGKKVFVMTGDLHNSFAIKVTDDIWEFCCGPHNSVNHVPKLDESDRPATGKWKFGPRECDIRWSSYILPDLPRLERLYPHFCVVQVNNVFNMPKKLGDKRWVAYPHPQVIFQYYDGRTGELDYAEAISVDH from the coding sequence ATGCTAGGCCGAGCGGACGCTCACTCGATGAGTGTGTGGGGACGTACCTCGGACCCCGGTGAATTCCTCGTTCGTTATGGTTTCGATCCAGACCGGCTTGATCAATCAAGCCAACCAGCCCAGACCACGTTAGCTCACGACAACACAGGTGTCGCGAAACTGACAGATTTAAAGTCGGATTCCAAATACTACTATCAGGCATGGGTCAATGGTCGTCCCCATGGTTTGCCAGGAACGTTTCGCACTCTTCCGAGTCCCAAGGACACTCGGAACGCGGAACACAATCCGGAAGGCCTCTACAACTTTCGTTTTCAAATCGGTTCCTGTGCCAATCAAAACCCACTCCACGGTGGTGGACATCGCCTACTAACATACGAACATCTCAACCGTGATTGGGCTGACAAAGTTCACTTTCATATCATGAATGGAGATTGGCTTTATGAGGAACTACGCGAGTACCCACCAGAGGCATGGCGACTCACTCAAGGAGTGAAAGACTATCCTCTTTCCGTCAAAATTATGCCTACGGTCGTTGGGGTGTGGGAAAACTACAAACTTTATCTCAGCCGAAGCGGCGAACTCTCAAAGTGGCATCGCAATGTTCCTAGTTACTTCACCTTCGACGACCACGAACTCGTCAACGACATCTGGGGATCATCCGAAGCCGGAAAACGCCATCGACGAACCGTATTCCGCGACATCGGCACCTATGCATGGTTCGATTACCTCGGATGGGCCAACCCCATGGAACACGAACACCCAATCCACTTCGGTCAAGGGACGATGAAATCCGAGAGCGACTTGCTAGTCGACCCGCAAACAGACTTTACGAAACTACCACTGAAAGAGATGCTAAACCTTCACGTTCACTGGGGAACACCAAAGGCGGGTGTCAACGACATTAAGTACGACAACGATGACGGCAACAAAAACTCATATGTTTACGATATCGTTGAAGTTGTTGACAAACACACTCTCAAACTACATATGCCTGCGAAAGTCGACGACAAGGTTAACTACTCGATCGGCCGTCGAAGCTATGGAAAGTTCCGTGTCTCGAACTGTGAATTTTATATGTTGGATACGCGTGGTGATCGTGACATGCACGACATTCGCCATCGAGACAAACCCGGTGTTTCGATGATCGGCAAACCGCAACGGGAATGGCTGCTGAAATCAATGCGAGAAAGCGACGCAGACTTTTTCTTTGTGGTTTCAACGGTGCCATTTATGATCCCGCACAGCGGTGCCGGTGGAGTGGCATTTAATGAAAGCAATAAAGAAGAAGCTTGGACGGGCTTCTTCGAGGAGCGTGAACTGCTCATCAATGAATGGAGCAAACTCGGCAAGAAAGTCTTCGTGATGACGGGGGATCTACATAACAGTTTCGCGATCAAAGTAACCGACGACATCTGGGAGTTCTGCTGTGGGCCGCACAATAGTGTGAATCACGTTCCCAAACTGGATGAGAGCGACCGACCCGCAACAGGAAAATGGAAATTTGGACCGCGAGAATGCGACATTCGCTGGAGTTCATACATACTACCCGACCTCCCAAGACTCGAACGCCTGTATCCACATTTCTGCGTGGTCCAAGTGAATAATGTCTTCAACATGCCCAAGAAACTTGGGGACAAACGGTGGGTGGCATACCCCCATCCACAAGTCATTTTCCAGTATTACGATGGACGGACCGGCGAACTCGACTATGCCGAAGCAATCTCAGTCGACCACTAA